In bacterium, the following are encoded in one genomic region:
- a CDS encoding DNA translocase FtsK, with the protein MERKTIERWVKGFLLFGFALYIFLCLFSYDAHDPSFAFSNIGSPINDTIINFGGKIGAILASFLFFFLGKTAFIIIFILLFFGVNAIWGDPTNFWIKTLSSVGLMLSVSIFWEIKNNYNFSGGLIGITLGPSLQVYFGENGIYLLLIVLGIGFLGLGYKIFINPFRIIFQNYGAIRQEKIPLPKQTETTTDTKRPIKKIRKPTLPPEKKEVHPAPIKEEVQEPPIKLPSPITKAKDYKLPPLSILKANAPVQQETKEDFDLYAQVIEETLLEFGIEGEVVQINTGPRVTMFEVQLAPGVAIQKVYKIQDNLAMNLKTTTIRVVAPLANKSTLGIEVPNREISTVYLREILTSREFQKNSSKLTIAIGKSIMGKPVINDLKNMPHILIAGATGSGKTVCLNSFIASILYKATPEEVKFIMIDPKMVELISYNGLPHLLCPVVVDVKKAVNTLKWLISEMERRYKIFSEVKARNIEKYNSIKRKEPMPYIVVVIDELADLMMIARKEIETRVIRLAQLSRAAGIHLILATQRPSVNVITGVIKANLPCRISFQVTSKFDSRTILDTIGAEKLLGRGDLLFIPPGSSLLTRIQGCLVSDEEIEVICNFIKSQKPPEYEMEIMEEQEKHKELDITTFDEKSSEEDELYQEARRIVLTTKKASISMLQRRLKIGFNKAARLVEQMDEEGLLGPYIEGKPREVLVSNNNGNQQTP; encoded by the coding sequence ATGGAAAGAAAAACAATCGAAAGATGGGTCAAGGGTTTTCTGTTATTTGGGTTTGCCCTTTATATATTTTTATGCCTTTTTTCGTACGATGCTCACGACCCTTCTTTTGCTTTTTCAAATATCGGTTCTCCAATAAATGACACTATCATAAATTTTGGTGGAAAGATAGGTGCTATACTTGCAAGTTTTTTATTCTTTTTTCTTGGAAAGACTGCCTTTATTATAATATTTATTCTACTTTTCTTTGGAGTAAACGCTATATGGGGAGACCCTACTAATTTTTGGATTAAAACATTGAGTTCTGTTGGACTAATGTTAAGTGTTTCTATATTTTGGGAAATAAAGAATAATTATAATTTTTCTGGTGGTTTGATTGGAATTACTCTTGGACCATCTTTACAGGTATATTTTGGAGAAAACGGAATATACCTTCTACTTATTGTTTTAGGTATCGGTTTTTTGGGGTTAGGTTACAAAATCTTTATTAACCCATTCAGAATAATTTTTCAAAACTATGGTGCGATTAGACAAGAAAAGATTCCTTTACCTAAACAAACAGAAACAACTACTGATACAAAAAGACCTATCAAAAAGATAAGAAAACCAACATTACCACCAGAGAAGAAAGAAGTACATCCTGCTCCTATAAAAGAAGAAGTTCAAGAACCTCCAATAAAACTTCCGAGCCCAATTACAAAAGCAAAAGATTATAAACTCCCTCCTTTGTCTATATTAAAAGCAAATGCCCCAGTACAACAAGAAACAAAAGAAGATTTTGATCTTTACGCTCAAGTTATTGAAGAAACACTTCTTGAATTTGGTATAGAGGGAGAAGTCGTTCAGATTAATACTGGACCGAGGGTAACTATGTTTGAGGTTCAACTTGCGCCAGGTGTTGCTATCCAGAAGGTTTATAAAATACAAGACAATCTTGCTATGAACCTTAAAACAACAACCATAAGAGTGGTTGCTCCCCTTGCAAACAAATCAACATTAGGAATAGAAGTACCTAACAGAGAGATATCAACAGTATATCTTAGAGAAATACTAACAAGCAGAGAGTTTCAAAAAAATTCTTCTAAACTCACTATCGCTATTGGTAAAAGCATAATGGGAAAACCAGTAATAAACGATTTAAAAAATATGCCTCATATTTTAATCGCTGGTGCTACCGGTTCTGGAAAAACTGTCTGTCTTAACTCTTTTATAGCTTCAATACTTTACAAAGCAACTCCAGAAGAAGTAAAATTTATTATGATAGACCCAAAAATGGTAGAACTTATATCTTACAATGGGTTACCTCATTTGCTATGCCCTGTTGTAGTAGATGTTAAAAAGGCTGTCAATACCCTAAAATGGCTTATATCTGAAATGGAGAGAAGGTATAAAATATTCTCAGAAGTAAAGGCAAGAAATATTGAAAAATATAATTCTATAAAAAGAAAAGAACCAATGCCTTACATTGTGGTTGTAATAGACGAACTTGCCGACTTGATGATGATAGCCCGTAAAGAGATAGAAACAAGGGTAATCCGACTTGCTCAACTTTCAAGAGCGGCAGGCATTCATCTTATACTTGCCACACAGAGACCATCGGTAAACGTTATCACAGGAGTAATTAAAGCAAATCTACCTTGCAGAATATCTTTTCAGGTTACTTCAAAGTTTGATTCACGTACTATCCTTGATACAATTGGGGCAGAGAAACTTTTAGGCAGAGGCGACCTTCTCTTTATACCTCCAGGTAGTTCACTTCTTACAAGAATACAAGGATGTTTAGTATCAGATGAAGAGATAGAAGTAATATGTAATTTTATAAAAAGCCAGAAACCTCCTGAATATGAAATGGAGATAATGGAAGAACAAGAGAAACATAAAGAACTTGATATAACAACATTTGACGAAAAAAGTAGTGAAGAAGATGAACTTTATCAAGAAGCAAGGAGAATCGTTTTAACCACAAAAAAAGCCTCAATATCAATGCTTCAAAGACGGTTAAAGATAGGTTTTAATAAAGCAGCTCGGCTTGTTGAACAGATGGATGAAGAAGGGCTTCTTGGTCCTTACATAGAAGGTAAACCAAGAGAAGTGTTAGTGAGTAATAATAATGGAAACCAACAAACCCCTTAA
- a CDS encoding helix-turn-helix domain-containing protein, with translation METNKPLNELLKNIRIERNISVEQIFEDTYIPAKFIKMIEEGTWSEFPSEVHLKGYIRLYSTYLKIDSATINKYLNDIMSVEEEVQDNGKNNSKIKNVFPSNQKKFIFIILILLTAFVTILALTLKLIPK, from the coding sequence ATGGAAACCAACAAACCCCTTAATGAACTTTTAAAAAATATTAGAATAGAGAGAAACATATCTGTTGAACAGATATTTGAAGATACCTACATTCCTGCAAAATTTATTAAAATGATTGAAGAAGGCACGTGGTCTGAGTTTCCTAGCGAGGTTCATTTAAAAGGATATATACGACTCTATTCTACATATCTGAAGATAGACTCAGCTACTATTAATAAATATCTAAATGACATAATGTCGGTCGAAGAAGAAGTTCAAGACAATGGGAAAAATAATAGCAAGATAAAAAATGTTTTTCCATCAAACCAAAAGAAATTCATATTTATTATATTGATACTTTTAACTGCTTTTGTAACAATATTAGCCTTAACCCTCAAACTTATACCTAAATAA
- the rimO gene encoding 30S ribosomal protein S12 methylthiotransferase RimO — MEKIYLLSLGCPKNLVDSENIMALLGEKEYILTDSPDIADIIIINTCAFLKSAVKESKAAIKYFTDNNQYKHKKIVVCGCLVQRYGEELFKLNGVDGISGISNPEETVKVVEQVKSNSRITSYNVIPNISPNCSPRLVSTYPYAYIKISEGCDNLCSYCLIPKLRGRLTSRSESDILNEAESLLEMGIKELIIIAQDTSSYGWDTGNRNGLENLLSKLAKLKFPRIRIMYSHPAHITKNVLDIIQKEKNICKYIDIPLQHIHPEILQKMNRPVLDYGKLIDNIRETVPEIRLRTTFIVGFPGETDEHFEKLVEFVKEKKFDRLGVFKYSREKETEAFKLKEQIKKRVKLERERILMEIQKDISKRNLEKFIGKTLKVLVEGKEDDFYVGRSEFDAPEIDGNVYIETKTKKIVNGDIKKVKIIGSTEHDLFGILPNL, encoded by the coding sequence ATGGAAAAAATATATCTTTTAAGTCTTGGTTGTCCCAAAAACCTTGTAGATTCTGAAAATATTATGGCTCTGCTTGGTGAAAAAGAATATATCCTGACAGACTCCCCAGATATAGCAGATATTATTATTATTAATACCTGTGCGTTTTTGAAAAGTGCTGTAAAAGAATCTAAGGCTGCAATAAAATATTTTACTGACAACAACCAGTATAAACACAAAAAGATTGTTGTTTGTGGGTGTCTTGTTCAGAGGTATGGGGAAGAACTTTTTAAACTAAATGGTGTCGATGGTATTTCTGGTATAAGTAACCCTGAAGAAACTGTCAAAGTTGTTGAGCAAGTCAAGAGCAATTCACGTATAACCTCATACAATGTTATTCCCAACATATCTCCTAACTGTTCCCCGCGACTTGTCTCTACATACCCTTACGCATATATAAAGATTTCTGAAGGGTGTGACAATTTATGTAGTTATTGTCTTATACCAAAATTGAGAGGACGACTTACAAGCAGGTCAGAGTCAGATATATTAAATGAAGCAGAAAGCCTTTTAGAAATGGGAATAAAAGAACTCATTATTATAGCCCAAGATACATCAAGTTACGGATGGGACACTGGAAACAGGAATGGTTTAGAAAACCTTCTTTCTAAACTTGCAAAACTAAAATTTCCACGAATAAGAATTATGTACTCTCATCCAGCTCATATAACTAAAAATGTTTTAGACATTATTCAGAAAGAGAAGAATATTTGTAAATATATTGATATTCCACTTCAGCACATCCATCCTGAAATTCTGCAAAAAATGAATAGACCTGTTTTAGATTATGGAAAACTTATTGATAATATAAGAGAAACCGTCCCTGAAATACGGTTACGAACAACATTTATTGTTGGTTTCCCAGGCGAAACAGATGAACATTTTGAAAAACTTGTTGAATTTGTCAAAGAAAAAAAGTTTGATAGATTGGGTGTATTTAAATATTCAAGAGAGAAAGAAACAGAGGCTTTCAAACTAAAAGAACAGATAAAAAAGAGAGTAAAACTTGAAAGAGAAAGAATTTTAATGGAGATACAGAAGGATATATCAAAAAGAAATCTTGAAAAATTTATTGGTAAAACTTTAAAAGTTCTTGTAGAAGGAAAAGAAGACGATTTTTATGTAGGAAGATCAGAATTTGATGCACCCGAAATTGATGGTAATGTTTATATTGAGACAAAGACAAAAAAAATCGTAAACGGAGATATA